DNA from Drosophila gunungcola strain Sukarami chromosome 3L unlocalized genomic scaffold, Dgunungcola_SK_2 000014F, whole genome shotgun sequence:
GGATTACGCTTTCCTGCAAAACAGGTAAactttttattagttttaaatttgttcttaaatttgatcaaattaatttacgtAAACAGTTCCATTAaatgtgtttaatttaaataattgtgttCATTTCGATCAACTTTCCTCCCAAATTGTTTGCATGTTTTATTGTCCAATTCAAGGGTCGTCTTAAATATCGCAAAGCTAATAATAAAAGTCGTGAGCGAAGCACTCCACGTACTTCAGTTGTAATGGGAGTCTATATAACTGATGTCTCCTGAATGCCGGGCAATATTCATCTTGTGACTTCAAAGGACGGGCGTGGCAACAATAGATGGGCCAGGACAGAACAATAGTCGCTGTTATCCTGGCGATGCCATGGTTAAGGAGGCACTTTTTGGGGCTGCAAAAAAAAGGACGGACAAAAAAGGACACTGCCAGCACCTAATGGTCCGTTGTGGTGTCGGGTGTCGGTGGACCTGGACCTGGTCCTGGGCTGGTGTTGTTGCCGGTTATTCCGGCCGGAACAGTTGCACGCGGAGCCACCGACAGTGGCCCTCATTTATCATTTACACACCAACGCACGGGAAAACAGTCTGAACATGGCCAAATGATGGGTTGTTTTGTTGGGGGGTGGATGGGATTGGGATTCTAGTGCCGAGCCCCCGCGGTAGAAATTCCATTAACGCTTTATGTCGGCGCATGGGCACATCGGTCCCGTCATTTGCATTGATTAAATCACTTTGCGGTCGGTTCGgcaaatggttttaaaatccCCAACCAACTTTCCGCTCAATTGTTGCTCGCCCCTCTGTTTTTATGCACTTTGCTGGCGTCCTTCTTTTTTGGGTCTCTCACaaatttcctttgtttttcgttcgacttttttttttacccgaATTTCTATTCATTTCTGGTGGCACGTTGTGTACCCATATTTCCAATAAATTTCCTCTGATGGCAATGTGGATTTTGGTTCGTGAATTTTTCAGTGCTCAGAGGGGAAAGTGAAAATGTAATTGGTTCCCAAGCGAAAGTGATAAAATTGCAACGTTTGTTCCATCAATTTTGATTCTACGTTTACGTATttgtaccaaaaaaaattgttatattttaagaggtatattatgttaaagtttttaatcaaatcaacaaatattaaatggaACCATTTTGCGGACGCATGCATTATGTCAAGGATGTAGAATAGCCGGATTAATTTGAATTCCATTCCGGCGCATCCTTGAATGGAAACCAACTGGATTCATTCACTCCAGTTCCATGCTGTCGGCAACAGGCTTTCAAACAATTGTGAAACTGTACGAATACGCGTTGAAAAAGcttgaaaacaaaagcaaaagaatGGTTGATGGTTTTATTACACATCTTCCACAAAGGTGTTTATGTGTGCAGGCCACTGttaaagcaaaagaaaataaaaaaattcaaaagcgCCTATGGCGCAGCGCATGCACAAAAAAGCATATATCTATTTAGCCAAAGGAGTGGAAAAATATCTAGAAAcaagataaaattaaatgacaattaaaagtaattgcaTTGCTGAGTGGCAGAATAATTTATTGCCCAAggtaatttttgaaattaacgGCCGATAACTGATAACAGATATCAGTGACAGCTAATGACAGTCGACGGGGTGGCAACGCCTGGCCATTATCAAACAGCTGTTTGTcggaattttttgcaattgcaCGTAACTttcaaaacattaatattaccTGAGAAATGATAATCCTGTGTAGATGCTCGCCTATAAGACAGATTTTGAGACGCTGTCATCGACAGGGTAagtagaaataataaaaacttgaTTAAATGGTAAATAGagcatttttttgtaaataaaccaCTTTTAGCGGTtgaaaacagcagcaacaaggcAAATTTAACCGCATATTTGGGGAAATGGCCCGAAAAAGAGCAGCAGGAATTCCGGCAGCACATGCGCATCATCACGGACTTCATCAGTGAGacggaggagcagcagcttCATGAGGAAATCGAACCCTATATAAGCCGGCTGCGCTACGAATTCGATCACTGGGACGATGTGGGTAGAGATTAtgtattgatatatatatagtgttCAAGATGAGATTTACTAACTTGCAGGCCATTCACGGATTCCGGGAGACGGAGCGCAAGAAGTGGTTCCCCCAAAACCGAGAAATACTGGAACGCGTGCGCCAAGTCGCCTTCGATGGTGCCATTATGCCCTACGTCCACATCCTGGATTTGGCGCCTGATGGCGTTATAAAGGCCCACGTAGATAGCACCCGTGTAAGTTGAGAAACATCATTTTCATGTatcatacaaattttttataaaattaatctaCAGATAAGATTATCTAGATATTCGCTTTTTTGAGAGCATATAAGACTTACATATCTTTCTTGGTCTTTAAGACCTTCCATACAAGAATAAATGTCATTTGAATAAGTAGCTATGTTAAAATTGAATAAGTTGGTAAAGAAAATAGAACACCATCCCCCAATTTCTTGGTAAAggtaaaaaaagatatttatttgttaaacccttatttgtaaaaaagaaCTTAAACTTTGGTGTTTTCTATTTAAAGACATGTTTTGTTTACTAATTGtatagttaattaattattatgaGCTAGCATTAAACGACTTGACTTTGGCCCTTAAATTTTCTTTCGCAAGAAACCTTTCCCTAGAAATTAGACagaactgaaaaaaatgtaaggcAAATCACACCAGCCTAAAATTTGTAGATAGCATACCCCTATTTTCTAGCTTCTGTCAGCCTTTTAGCAACAAAGCAAACCATTGAATAATTTATGTCACAAACTAATATGCAATGCAATCTTTTTCCCTTGTTAGTACTGTGGCACCACAATCTCTGGGATAAGCTTGCTGAGTGACAGTGTCATGCGACTTGTGCGCACGGATGCCCAGCGTTACCAGCAGAAATCATCGGGCACTGCTGCAACAGAgccggaatcggaatcggaatcggaatccaAGGGGTCAGAACCCGATGCAGCTTATCGCCATCAGCCGAAGGCGTCGCTGGAGAACAACTTCTACGCAGATCTGCTGCTGCCACGTCGCTCCTTGTACATAATGAGCCACACGGCTCGCTACAATTTCACGCACGAGATACTGGCCAAGGAGCAATCCGAGTTCCAGGGCACGCTGGTGCCGAAGACACGTCGCATTTCCATCATTTGTCGCAACGAACCCTAAGACTATCATCTATTGTTGTCGGAGAATGTATTTCGGTGCAGCTGAAGTctagatttatatttattttttttagacatTTGAACTTATCCAAAGGTTATTTTCGCAgactatatttatataaattgtacATAATACTTAATAATTCGGGTAAGGGAACTTTTAAAAAACGATAAATAAATCCAAAGCATGTACAGTAATTTTAGTTGCTATcctaaagttaatttaaattgattacttatttatttttattaaatttctgtccaagtttatttaattttggtttttttgagGTTGATATTGTTAGATCTGGAGATTATATTCATAAAGATACATAAGGAACTAACTTTTCAGAAATCTTccaaattttgttgtttcaaatatttaaccaatttcGACAACTTATTTACtattaataactaaaattttcaaattttttagattttctttaaaaagatattatttaatatctaTAAATTAGCTTggaaactaaacaaaatttggaatttttacTGCGAAGTTTATAAGCTGACAAAAGTCTCGTTAAAAAGTTGTAAAGTTTGGCACTAATTGTTGTTCTTTAATTACAGTCAAATAAGTAGTTTCCGCCAGTCACGGCAAGAAGAATTTAATACCCCTTCAAAAACGCTAACGTTGCATTTGTTTGCCAACTAGTTTAAGTTTCGAATGCATCAAGCAGTTAAATGGAATTGTATACAAAAAGCTAAACTTTCGATTCGACTG
Protein-coding regions in this window:
- the LOC128260055 gene encoding alpha-ketoglutarate-dependent dioxygenase alkB homolog 7, mitochondrial-like encodes the protein MIILCRCSPIRQILRRCHRQAVENSSNKANLTAYLGKWPEKEQQEFRQHMRIITDFISETEEQQLHEEIEPYISRLRYEFDHWDDAIHGFRETERKKWFPQNREILERVRQVAFDGAIMPYVHILDLAPDGVIKAHVDSTRYCGTTISGISLLSDSVMRLVRTDAQRYQQKSSGTAATEPESESESESKGSEPDAAYRHQPKASLENNFYADLLLPRRSLYIMSHTARYNFTHEILAKEQSEFQGTLVPKTRRISIICRNEP